In Lactuca sativa cultivar Salinas chromosome 5, Lsat_Salinas_v11, whole genome shotgun sequence, the DNA window TATTGAAGCAAAAAAAGCTCCAAACTTTCCTGTTGAATGGAAAACAACTATCAGTTAATTAGTCTGAAAGCAAATTTTGATGAAAGGAAAGAAGGTGGGGATACCAAAGACTGAGAAGAAGATCATGAAAGCAGCTGATATTTGAATCACACGTCGACTCCCAACTCTAGTTAAAGCCAATGCACCAGAATTTTCACTACAAATCATGGGATTTTGTGCTTCATAAAAGGAAAAAATGGCTAAATACTGTTAATATGGAAGTTCACAAGATCATTAAGTTGTTGTCATTACATGGATGCAGCAAATCCAGTAACATTTCCACACATGCCACCGATGAAAGTCCCTACTccctaacaacaacaaaaaattgtgttatttttattatttaagtattattttagttttattttaatctcAATTAAATTTGTAATGCGTATATATATACCAGCCAGCCAATACCACGGCTCAAAACAGAAGGTGGCACAGGAGTGGCGCTTCCATATCTTGCTGATGCACTAAACGAGCCTGTTGACTACACATGAAGAAAAAGattaatttttccaatgcatGCATTTaggaaattaaaaaaataataaattaaagacATAGGCAGAGGAGATCTAGAATTTAATTAAACCTCAATGGAAGAGACGAAAGAAGCAACTATCATGGTGATAACTTCACCAACATCAAAAGTAGGAGTACCCCATTGAAATGGATAAGGAACATAGATCCTGTGTAGTTTTACTAGTTAGTCATTTATAACAATAACATCACTAAGAAATACAACGCAAGTTTTGAATAAAAGTATACCAAGGAGCTCCATGTATGAGTCCAGAATGATCCGTTCGACAAGTGTTTAAAGTGTCTGTAGATTTGTTGTATGCACCACTCCATGTCAAAATTCCAGCACATGTCCATGCAATCGACACAGAAAACAACACTACAAAACGATCACATATTGGCTTCTTGGAGGTCATATATGGAGGAAGATACTACAAAAAGTCAATAATATGATCATGCATATATACAAAGTTAGTTTGACTTTCTTTATATTAATAACTAAATATTATCACTGATTTCTCCAGAACTAGAACTTGCCTGTGAGATGAGGACTATCAACACCAACTCCCCAAGCCCGATTTCTATGCATTTTCCCAACTAAAACAAGAAAaagtaaaattataataataataataataataaagttattttctttctttcatcCCAATTATTATCTTTTTGAGAACTAGAAATGGATCTTATACCATGGGAAAAGCAAGGTGGTATAGGCCAAGTCCAGTGAAAGTAACAAGAGGAACAACCGAAAGAGGGCTAAGATACCtatacatacataacacatatatagttaATATAAACAAACATACAATAAGTAAATTGAGTAATTAACATCAAACACTTTACTTTACAACGTTTCTCCACAAACCAAGGAATCCAAGAATCATCTGGAAAGCTGAGGCGATGACAAGAGCACCTTGTATTCCTCTCATCGTCTGTGCAAATCTCTTTTTCCAACACACCAAATAAACTAAACCATTagaattgaagaagaagaagaaaaaaaacagTCAATATGTTTGATAAGATGATGTACCTGATGAGGTTCTTGATACATACGATATCTTTTAGCATGAATTATGGAGATTACAGGGACTAAAAACGCATGTGATCCACCAACAACAGATGGCAATCGAGTTCCAAACATGGTTTGCGTTAATGTGTTGAATCCTGAAAGAAAAAGCAGCGTTTGAATCACCCTGGCTTTCTCAGCCTGGATCGATTCATTCAACAAGATTCAAACTTGTAATTTCTTCATTGAATGTAATGTTTCATAATTGATAATCAGATATAAATGGATACTTGTAACTAATTACTTACATTGTCACCACCCATTTGAGAAACTGTCATGGTTGATATCAACACAGTCGTACCCAAAGACAAAACGTAATGTTGGAACCCCAATAACACTGCTTCCTCTACATTTGCAAAAGATATATACAAGAATTATCAGCTATCTTTTTTGAATGTCTAGAATTCTACAGATTTACAAGAAGAGAATGATTACTGACTCCATGGAGGTGGACTATTAACACAATATTGAACACCAGAAAGTTGCTCCATTACTGGGTGTGGTTGCAACTCTTGCATAGGTGCATTTTGATTATGTCTGGATTCTCCTTGGCCTTGATTTTGTCTTGATTCTCCCTGGCCTTGATTATGTCTGGATTCTCCCTGGCCTTGATTATTAGACATTGTTGTGGCTTAAACAAAGAGACGATGTTTTTGTGTATATAATTGGCTCAAAATGAAGAAGAAATACTCTTGAATTGTTGTGTGTAATTAACTTGAAATTAATGATGAACCAAATTTGTATCAATTTGACCGTTACTGATTCATTAGTAATAAATTCTGAGATATGGAATTGATTGAAATCATTAGAAATTCAGTTACTTTACTGTATATGTTTAGAGGTGATGATTCAAATTTGAACTTCTATCACTTTATAAAATCCAGCAACATCCCATCAACCAATTAATATCAAGTTTATAACTTGCATTTAACATTCTTTATGACATGACAAATAAAATTGGGGTAATTCTAAATGCACGAATTCACTTCCAAATACACACGAATGAATTGATTGTGATATACGACAGTTACTGCtatatattaaaggaaaagatGATTAAAAGTAGAATGACATAACAAGAcataaacaaatgaaaaaaacGTTGCTGCTTTTTGCATTTAGCCCAAAGATCTCCGTGTTTCTTTAATGTTTGTTTGAAAAGCATGTGGCAGTTGAAACTTCAGCATCCCTAGTTTCAGACCACTCTGAAGTAGAAGCTTCGATATGGAAGCTATTGCTGCAACCTACAAGGAAAATGAAAATTAAGCCATATCATGCACACAACAATTATCCAAACATCAAGTAAACCAGAAACAGAAAATGTAATTCACTGTACTACATTTTTGGTCTGAGTCGCTAAGTTGCTCAATTACAAGGTCAACCTTTTCATTTTCTTCACTGCTTTTTCAGCCAAATTCTAACTTTTTACCAAACATTAAAATCTCATAAGAAAAAACAAAGAGATTGTATTTCTCTGGAAATTCAAAAGCTGGATAAGCGTAGATCTGATTCATTTATGTTGTTAACTTATTCAAAAATCTCTTTCATAACACTGCAAATGTAAACTGACAAACCATGTCAATTAAATACActctaaaaatataaaaaaaaaaatattccaCTTACGCTACAAAATCATTATtgacaaatcaaaaaatatgttatcatcaattaaaaataaaagtcagCAATGAACCTTATTACCAAATTAAAATACCAGTCAATAAAGTTCAATTCAAATTCTGCCCAAAATGGCATCAATAGAAGGTCCATTTCCTAGATATGTACCTTTTCTGAAATTTTTGTTAGGATTCCATGTTCTTTATCGAATTTGGTGATGGGAATGTTTGTTATAAGCTTTAGGCTgagttttattataaaaaatatatatgtttctTACTTGCTATTAGTGTGGTGGATCATCTgtaattttaaaaagtttctaGAAAAATCAAAAGATTAAAAGTAATTTTCATTCAATTTTTCCCAATAAGCATTGGTGGAGCTTATATAtggccgggggggggggggggggggggggggggggggggcactatttttttttaataattagtcCATAAGTATTAACATAGTTACATATTATGCCCAAAAACAATAAAGTTTGTCAGTTTTAGGGCTGCACTAATGAAAATTAACTTCAGTTCCACTGATCTTTTTAATCCGATCAAATTCAGTAATAATTGAAGTTCAATTTAACTAATAAAGAATTCAATCATGCGTTATTTTTAGAGTGCTAAATGGATGAATTTGCAAATCCACGATGAAGATGATGTTTAATGACCATCAAATGTTATTCTTAGGTTTGTATTCTacatcaataacataacaaaaaatGTGACCCTAAAAATCAAAATCGCTTTCAGATTTCTGAAGTAACCAATCTAGCAATTTTTCTGGAGTCATTGTTAGGTTTCCTTTTCCAATTATCACCCCAAGTGCAAGTCCATCAAAAAAGAAGAACTTTGTAGAAAATATTCTATCTTCAATCCTAGTTATCTCCAAATCCAAACAAATCCATGGaagacgtattggaaattttttgGAGCGCTGCCATTTTTGAAACGCAAATCATTAACAGAAAGAAAATGGAATACATTTCTAATCTACCTTTATATCTTCCAATTTTAACACAATTTTGATCAGAGATTGAAGAACCAACGTTTTGTAAAGAATCAATCATCGGGGAGTCCAAACTCAGTGTTTAAAATTAAAAACGAAAAGGAGATGTGAtgaaacaaaaatgaaaaatgagGCGCAGAGAAAAATGAGGCGATGTGATTTGTGACTCGAGGTTAATGGCCGTTCGGAAGTTACGTTGCGTGGCGTCATCTGTAAATGTAATTTTGGCGAGAGAAAAAACATCACAAACCCATCAAAGCTAGGGTTTCAAAAGAAACGTAAATGAAAATTACAGAATAAGAAGAGCATGAAATCTTACTTGACCATCAATTCCTTCATTGATTTCAATAAATCAATTAAAATCTACCAATTGTTCAAAAAACCCTTTAGACCACCAATACCACGGGAAATTCTTCATCTTCCCCGGCTTGAACTTGCCCCACTTGGAGTATCTCCATTAAGACCctgccaaaataaataaataaataaataaataaataaaacattaacgATAATGCGTACGACAAACTGAAAAGCAATCGAGACAGAGTGATCTTCAATGGAGAGAGGGTGTTATGTATATACCCTTTATCCTCAAGAAGCGAGGTTGAGTCGATTCAATGCATCATTTTTTGGaagccttggaaaattatttGTTGGCTC includes these proteins:
- the LOC111890642 gene encoding putative nucleobase-ascorbate transporter 10, which translates into the protein MSNNQGQGESRHNQGQGESRQNQGQGESRHNQNAPMQELQPHPVMEQLSGVQYCVNSPPPWKEAVLLGFQHYVLSLGTTVLISTMTVSQMGGDNAEKARVIQTLLFLSGFNTLTQTMFGTRLPSVVGGSHAFLVPVISIIHAKRYRMYQEPHQRFAQTMRGIQGALVIASAFQMILGFLGLWRNVVKYLSPLSVVPLVTFTGLGLYHLAFPMLGKCIEIGLGELVLIVLISQYLPPYMTSKKPICDRFVVLFSVSIAWTCAGILTWSGAYNKSTDTLNTCRTDHSGLIHGAPWIYVPYPFQWGTPTFDVGEVITMIVASFVSSIESTGSFSASARYGSATPVPPSVLSRGIGWLGVGTFIGGMCGNVTGFAASIENSGALALTRVGSRRVIQISAAFMIFFSVFGKFGAFFASIPLPIFAALYCILFGCVSSVGLGHLQFCNLNSFRTKIILGLSFSLGLSLPQFFREHWVSNHGPMHTHARWFDNMVSVVLMSHASVAVMIAMILDCTITHGKNENGKDWWEKFTVYGKDVRSDEFYKLPWKLNKLFPAL